The following proteins are encoded in a genomic region of Cricetulus griseus strain 17A/GY chromosome 7, alternate assembly CriGri-PICRH-1.0, whole genome shotgun sequence:
- the Ccdc200 gene encoding coiled-coil domain-containing protein 200: MGSAYHWEARRRQMALERRKALIAQQQEQEVKQQEEKKQQCENKSQPSQDSKGPLPPPAKQKPPPEQPQEQVHPQPPPGPKPPKEQDPPTQSTFKDNLQKDTQRQGPAGAQQDGQQPCKSRDGPTILSGYGECATRERR, from the exons ATGGGTAGCGCCTACCACTGGGAGGCTCGGCGTCGGCAGATGGCCTTGGAACGGAGAAAGGCACTGATAGCACAGCAGCAAGAACAG GAAGTAAAacaacaggaagagaagaaacagcagTGTGAAAACAAATCCCAGCCATCCCAGGATTCAAAAGGGCCTCTTCCGCCACCAGCAAAGCAGAAGCCACCACCCGAGCAGCCACAGGAGCAGGTACATCCACAGCCACCACCTGGGCCAAAGCCACCAAAGGAGCAAGACCCTCCCACACAGAGCACTTTCAAGGACAATCTCCAGAAGGATACTCAAAGGCAAGGACCAGCAGGGGCCCAACAAGATGGGCAGCAACCCTGTAAATCTCGTGATGGACCCACAATCCTTTCAGGTTATGGTGAGTGTGCCACCCGGGAAAGGAGGTGA